The following coding sequences lie in one Mesorhizobium sp. NZP2298 genomic window:
- a CDS encoding ABC transporter permease: MPTYRPGPVSLILAALVALFLLMPLLAVIPVSLTPSRMLAMPSGELSLRHYRSLIEDPRWIQSILLSIRIGIVSSAISTVLALCFSLGVWMFQPRFTAALVGFVLLPMVVPPVVSAITLYFLLTSISGFSSFFGYDTWLGVAMAHSVMTVPFATVLILVSLSQIDRRIDLAARGLGASVWERATRIIMPNIKFGIITAALLSFVLSWEEIGVTLFITSVNAITLPRLMWMGLRDNIDPAIAALSVILIIITVLVLAVRSFVVRLRTGA, encoded by the coding sequence ATGCCGACCTATCGCCCCGGGCCCGTCTCGCTGATCCTCGCCGCCCTGGTGGCGCTGTTCCTGCTGATGCCGCTGCTGGCCGTCATCCCTGTGTCCCTGACGCCGAGCCGCATGCTGGCAATGCCGTCCGGAGAACTGTCGTTGCGCCACTATCGCTCGCTGATCGAGGACCCGCGCTGGATCCAGTCGATCCTGCTGTCAATCCGGATCGGGATCGTCAGCAGCGCGATTTCCACCGTGCTGGCGCTCTGCTTCAGCCTTGGTGTGTGGATGTTCCAGCCCCGCTTCACCGCCGCGCTGGTCGGTTTCGTGCTGCTGCCGATGGTCGTGCCGCCGGTGGTCTCGGCAATCACGCTCTACTTCCTGCTGACCTCGATCTCAGGCTTCAGCTCGTTCTTCGGCTACGACACCTGGCTCGGCGTCGCCATGGCGCATTCGGTGATGACGGTGCCCTTCGCCACGGTGCTGATCCTCGTCTCGCTCAGCCAGATAGATCGGCGCATCGACCTTGCGGCGAGGGGACTAGGCGCCAGTGTCTGGGAGCGTGCCACCCGCATCATCATGCCCAACATCAAGTTCGGCATCATCACCGCGGCGCTTTTGTCCTTCGTGCTCTCTTGGGAAGAGATTGGCGTTACCTTGTTCATCACCTCGGTCAATGCCATCACGCTGCCGCGCCTGATGTGGATGGGCCTGCGCGACAACATCGACCCGGCGATCGCGGCCCTGTCGGTGATCCTGATCATCATCACCGTGCTGGTGCTTGCGGTGCGCAGCTTCGTGGTCAGGTTGCGCACCGGGGCCTAG
- a CDS encoding ABC transporter permease: MRGVLSDRMGAALLMAPLLLFLVLAYAWPFLGVVKWSFTLPTPGLGQYEALLTDDLVQSVFIRTLRIAAIVTVVSVAAAYAITVVWVRGSPAQRLIAEFCILVPFWISVLTRAFGWVALLSNRGLINTWLQSIGFISEPLTLVRNEFGVVVGMAHFLIPFAVFPLASAMRSLDERVLLAARGLGSSRMRTFWTVFVPMTRSGIIGSALIVFVFSLGFFVTPAILGGGRSVMIAELIYLRIFQSPDWGLGAAISVVLVLFVGALMALLFRYVRPKQLI; encoded by the coding sequence ATGAGAGGCGTTCTCTCCGACAGGATGGGCGCGGCGCTGTTGATGGCGCCGCTGCTCCTGTTCCTCGTCCTGGCCTATGCCTGGCCGTTCCTCGGCGTGGTGAAGTGGAGTTTTACTCTGCCGACGCCGGGGCTTGGCCAGTATGAAGCGTTGCTCACCGACGATCTGGTCCAGTCGGTGTTCATCCGCACGCTGCGCATCGCGGCGATCGTCACGGTCGTTTCCGTTGCCGCCGCCTATGCCATCACGGTCGTCTGGGTGCGCGGCAGCCCGGCGCAACGCCTCATCGCCGAATTCTGTATCTTGGTGCCATTCTGGATTTCGGTGCTGACACGCGCCTTCGGCTGGGTGGCGCTTTTGTCCAATCGCGGCCTGATCAACACCTGGCTGCAATCGATCGGTTTCATCTCCGAACCGCTGACCCTGGTGCGTAACGAGTTCGGCGTCGTCGTCGGCATGGCGCATTTCCTCATTCCCTTCGCGGTCTTTCCGCTGGCGTCGGCCATGCGCAGCCTCGACGAGCGCGTGCTGCTCGCGGCACGCGGGCTTGGATCCAGCCGCATGCGCACCTTCTGGACGGTGTTCGTGCCGATGACCCGCTCCGGCATCATAGGCTCGGCGCTGATCGTCTTCGTCTTCTCGCTCGGCTTCTTCGTCACGCCGGCGATCCTCGGCGGCGGCCGCAGCGTGATGATCGCCGAACTGATCTATCTCAGGATTTTCCAGAGCCCGGATTGGGGGCTGGGGGCTGCGATCAGCGTCGTGCTGGTGCTGTTCGTGGGGGCGCTGATGGCGCTGCTGTTCCGCTATGTCAGACCGAAGCAGTTGATCTGA
- a CDS encoding ABC transporter substrate-binding protein, translating to MNDTKKHAIETLSERTRRGEISRRQFTQLAALVLAGAPMLLRSTGAFAQAKELVLVNWGGDAITAYDAAYGQAFTKDTGITVKMDGSGPTEGAISAQFKSGAPTWDLVDVDPFSAITLGAQGALEPIDYKIVDKTKMRPGFGWEYAASTYFFSYVIAYDSEKYGKDAPTGMADFFDVKKFPGKRSLYKWGVSSWEAALLADGIAPASLYPLDLKRAHDKIAAFKENVVAYWGGGAESQSVLLNGEASMAIVWSTRASLIEQDSGGKIKFIWDQGLISPGALAVLKNNPGGKDAAMKFIASAQDPQKQLVMFDKLGQGPANPAADALIPADKKRINPVDPENMKKQIALDMEWYAKNYGAALDEYTKIISA from the coding sequence ATGAACGATACCAAGAAACACGCAATCGAGACGCTGTCCGAAAGGACCAGACGCGGCGAGATTTCGCGCCGCCAGTTCACGCAGCTCGCAGCTCTCGTGCTCGCCGGCGCACCGATGCTGCTGCGCTCGACAGGTGCCTTCGCCCAGGCCAAGGAACTGGTGCTGGTCAACTGGGGCGGCGACGCCATCACCGCCTATGATGCGGCCTATGGCCAGGCCTTCACCAAGGACACTGGCATCACCGTCAAGATGGACGGCTCGGGCCCGACAGAGGGCGCCATTTCGGCGCAGTTCAAGAGCGGCGCGCCGACCTGGGATCTGGTCGACGTCGATCCGTTCTCGGCCATCACGCTCGGTGCCCAGGGTGCGCTCGAGCCGATCGACTACAAGATCGTCGACAAGACGAAGATGCGGCCAGGCTTCGGCTGGGAGTATGCCGCCTCGACCTATTTCTTCTCCTATGTCATCGCCTACGATTCCGAGAAATATGGCAAGGATGCCCCGACAGGCATGGCCGACTTCTTCGATGTGAAGAAGTTCCCCGGCAAGCGCTCGCTCTACAAATGGGGCGTTTCGAGCTGGGAAGCGGCCCTTCTGGCCGACGGCATCGCGCCGGCGTCGCTCTATCCGCTCGACCTGAAGCGGGCGCATGACAAGATCGCCGCCTTCAAGGAAAATGTCGTCGCCTACTGGGGCGGCGGCGCAGAGAGCCAGAGCGTGCTGCTCAATGGCGAGGCCTCGATGGCCATCGTCTGGTCCACCCGCGCCTCGCTGATCGAGCAGGATTCCGGCGGCAAGATCAAGTTCATCTGGGACCAGGGCCTGATCTCGCCCGGCGCGCTGGCCGTGCTCAAGAACAACCCCGGAGGCAAGGACGCGGCGATGAAGTTCATCGCCAGCGCACAGGATCCGCAAAAGCAGCTCGTCATGTTCGACAAGCTCGGCCAGGGCCCGGCCAATCCGGCGGCCGACGCGCTGATCCCCGCCGACAAGAAGCGCATCAACCCGGTCGATCCCGAAAACATGAAGAAGCAGATCGCGCTCGACATGGAGTGGTACGCCAAGAACTACGGCGCGGCGCTCGACGAATACACCAAGATCATCTCCGCCTGA
- a CDS encoding ABC transporter ATP-binding protein, translated as MQQPGRAAEIKAIGIGKSFGSFRALDNLTLDIGRGEFLTLLGPSGSGKTTFLMILAGFVQPTEGRLLSDGADITNRPAEQRAAGMVFQGYALFPHMSVEANIAFPLKVRKKSASEIKKRVGEMIERVGLIGHEKKLPAQLSGGQQQRVALARALVFEPGVLLLDEPFSALDKGLRGQMQAEMKRLHQETGTTFVFVTHDQSEALALSSRVAIFNHGKLLQVGAPDEVYDQPDNRFVAEFLGEINMLPLKGVKPADNGSTGLCEDRAVNMHCKAEKVRGDAILAIRPEHMSIAREAAAGENGIAATAIASTYLGAATKLDLTTRQGAKVTVSVPNEVAAAALSKGNSVWLTWPAEKGFLLPDGGQ; from the coding sequence ATGCAGCAACCCGGCCGGGCCGCAGAGATCAAGGCAATCGGGATCGGCAAGAGCTTCGGCTCGTTCCGTGCGTTGGACAATCTGACGCTCGATATCGGCCGCGGCGAGTTCCTCACGCTGCTCGGCCCCTCCGGCTCTGGCAAGACCACCTTCCTGATGATCCTGGCCGGCTTCGTGCAGCCGACCGAGGGCCGTCTCCTCAGCGATGGCGCCGACATCACCAACCGCCCGGCCGAGCAGCGCGCCGCCGGCATGGTGTTCCAGGGCTATGCTCTGTTCCCGCATATGAGCGTCGAGGCCAACATCGCCTTCCCGCTCAAGGTCCGCAAGAAATCGGCCTCCGAGATCAAGAAGCGTGTCGGCGAGATGATCGAGCGCGTCGGCCTGATCGGCCACGAAAAGAAGCTGCCTGCGCAGCTCTCCGGCGGCCAGCAGCAGCGCGTGGCGCTTGCCCGGGCGCTGGTGTTCGAGCCGGGCGTGCTTTTGCTCGACGAGCCGTTCTCGGCGCTGGACAAGGGCTTGCGCGGCCAGATGCAGGCCGAGATGAAGCGCCTGCACCAGGAAACCGGCACCACCTTCGTCTTCGTTACCCACGACCAGAGCGAGGCGCTGGCGCTGTCCTCGCGCGTCGCCATCTTCAATCATGGCAAGCTGCTTCAGGTCGGCGCGCCGGACGAAGTCTATGATCAGCCGGACAACCGCTTCGTCGCCGAATTCCTCGGCGAGATCAACATGTTGCCGCTGAAGGGGGTTAAGCCCGCCGACAATGGCTCGACGGGCCTTTGCGAGGACCGCGCTGTCAACATGCACTGCAAGGCCGAGAAAGTCCGTGGAGACGCCATCCTGGCGATCCGGCCGGAGCACATGTCGATCGCGCGGGAGGCAGCCGCCGGCGAAAACGGCATCGCCGCCACCGCCATCGCTTCGACCTATCTGGGCGCGGCGACCAAACTCGACCTGACCACGCGGCAAGGAGCAAAAGTGACCGTCTCGGTGCCGAACGAGGTCGCGGCCGCGGCGCTGAGCAAGGGCAACTCCGTCTGGCTGACCTGGCCGGCGGAAAAGGGTTTCCTCCTTCCGGATGGAGGACAATGA
- a CDS encoding LysR substrate-binding domain-containing protein has product MRIPSTQALRALDSFARHGSVWRAADELHLTRSAVSHQLRLLERDLGFDLLERIGKGVALTPRGQRYASDVRKALTVLGDAVTRDAGTGVGGSFAVSCTPGFASLFLCTHIGEFRQMYPDVALRILTPRRLDDVSNADADAFIAFGVGNWPNRMAELLCEISFTPLCSPTLLNKVGGFSKPADVLRANLLHLDDTEDWARWLALSKVENPDTEGGIFFSDMNLVFSAAIAGQGIAMGDELTSRRALSEGRLVRPFDIAIKSPRSYFLVSEHAKASHPVLDAFAGWLRSKLLENRIQPY; this is encoded by the coding sequence TTGAGAATTCCCTCCACGCAGGCGCTGCGCGCCCTCGACAGTTTCGCCCGCCACGGCAGCGTCTGGCGTGCCGCCGACGAACTGCACCTCACCCGCAGCGCGGTAAGTCACCAGTTGCGGCTTCTCGAACGCGACCTCGGCTTCGATCTGCTTGAGCGCATCGGCAAGGGCGTCGCGCTCACTCCGCGCGGCCAGCGCTATGCCAGTGACGTGCGCAAGGCGCTTACCGTTCTTGGCGATGCGGTGACGCGCGATGCCGGCACCGGCGTCGGCGGTTCGTTCGCGGTCTCCTGCACCCCGGGCTTCGCCTCGCTGTTTCTATGCACCCATATTGGCGAATTCCGGCAGATGTACCCCGATGTGGCGCTGCGTATCCTGACGCCCCGGCGGCTCGACGATGTCAGCAATGCGGATGCCGACGCGTTCATCGCCTTTGGCGTCGGCAACTGGCCGAACCGCATGGCCGAGCTGCTGTGCGAAATCTCGTTCACGCCGCTCTGCAGCCCGACGCTGCTGAACAAGGTCGGCGGCTTTTCGAAGCCAGCGGACGTGTTGCGCGCCAATCTGCTCCATCTCGATGATACCGAGGATTGGGCGCGCTGGCTGGCCCTTTCCAAGGTCGAAAACCCCGACACGGAGGGCGGCATCTTCTTTTCCGACATGAACCTCGTCTTCTCGGCGGCGATTGCCGGCCAGGGCATTGCCATGGGCGACGAACTGACCAGCCGCCGGGCACTCAGCGAAGGCCGGCTGGTCCGGCCGTTCGACATCGCGATCAAGTCGCCGCGCTCCTACTTCCTCGTCTCCGAACACGCCAAGGCTTCGCACCCGGTGCTGGACGCGTTCGCGGGGTGGCTGAGGTCGAAGCTCTTGGAGAACCGCATTCAGCCCTATTGA
- a CDS encoding amidohydrolase, with protein sequence MDKPVTTSAQETALACLDGIQPLLSAWTRTIFDFGETAWREYQSAAWYVERLKREGFAVEEGSGGMPTAFCAHWTNGAGPTVGLYAEYDAVPGNCQDAVTVKQPRPGLGVEAGGHTDPHSGLGMASLGGLLATKAAMQHHGIPGTLRFTGEPAEKVRGSKPIHAAKGYYDGLAGMISFHPFYMLPLCNTARWDTHCGAAYAMIYRFVCDEPENWVRAGDGAPIPQAHSAVRAPGANDALMTMYMASRALRDSMLPHQGGWSISEAILTAGQATADNLPAGLAEIQYMIRVPTIAMAEQVTAVLDRNAAAAAAISGCRYERHWVSKSRPGLGNHAMAGIAYDALSTVGPPHWDEPAKAVAREIQVNAGGTATENPFIDELERLISPQEAEAILRRDLPPSQMNSTSDDYTDMSWHAPTARFYVARPALRSANGHVYPSWVMNALGGISATIDPMVTCAAKTVALSALRLLEDRKARDAAMDEFITRTGGGVGGANWIAPLCDYEPPINFRWPEYVSTARGRDWWIPSNA encoded by the coding sequence ATGGACAAACCGGTGACGACATCAGCGCAAGAGACGGCCCTTGCCTGCCTCGATGGCATCCAGCCGCTGCTGTCGGCGTGGACGCGCACCATCTTCGATTTCGGCGAGACCGCCTGGCGCGAATATCAGTCCGCCGCCTGGTATGTGGAGCGGCTGAAGCGAGAAGGCTTTGCCGTCGAGGAAGGTTCCGGTGGCATGCCGACCGCGTTCTGCGCCCATTGGACGAATGGCGCCGGGCCGACGGTAGGCCTCTATGCCGAGTATGACGCAGTGCCCGGCAACTGCCAGGACGCGGTGACGGTGAAGCAGCCGCGGCCCGGCCTCGGCGTCGAGGCCGGTGGCCACACCGACCCGCATTCGGGGCTCGGCATGGCAAGCCTCGGCGGCCTCCTGGCCACCAAGGCGGCGATGCAGCACCATGGCATTCCAGGCACGCTGCGCTTCACCGGCGAGCCGGCCGAAAAGGTGCGGGGGTCAAAGCCGATCCATGCCGCGAAGGGCTACTATGACGGCCTTGCCGGCATGATCTCGTTCCATCCCTTCTACATGCTGCCGCTCTGCAACACGGCGCGCTGGGACACGCATTGCGGTGCCGCCTACGCCATGATCTACCGCTTTGTGTGCGACGAGCCCGAAAACTGGGTTCGCGCGGGCGATGGCGCGCCGATCCCGCAGGCGCATTCGGCGGTGCGGGCGCCCGGTGCTAATGACGCGCTGATGACGATGTACATGGCCTCCAGGGCGCTGCGCGATTCCATGTTGCCGCACCAGGGCGGCTGGTCGATCAGCGAGGCGATCCTGACCGCCGGCCAGGCCACCGCCGACAATCTGCCGGCGGGGCTGGCCGAGATCCAGTACATGATCCGCGTGCCGACCATTGCCATGGCCGAACAGGTCACCGCCGTGCTCGACCGCAATGCCGCGGCCGCCGCCGCGATCAGCGGCTGTCGATACGAGCGCCATTGGGTTTCGAAGTCGCGGCCCGGACTAGGCAATCACGCCATGGCCGGGATCGCCTATGACGCGCTCTCGACGGTCGGACCACCACACTGGGACGAGCCCGCAAAGGCCGTCGCGCGCGAAATCCAGGTCAACGCCGGTGGTACGGCAACCGAAAATCCCTTCATTGATGAGCTGGAGAGGCTGATTTCGCCACAGGAGGCCGAGGCGATCCTGCGCCGCGACCTGCCGCCCTCGCAGATGAATTCGACCTCCGACGACTACACCGACATGAGCTGGCATGCGCCGACCGCGCGCTTCTATGTCGCGCGTCCGGCGCTGCGTTCGGCGAATGGCCACGTTTATCCCTCCTGGGTAATGAATGCGCTGGGCGGCATCTCCGCCACCATCGACCCGATGGTCACCTGTGCGGCCAAGACGGTCGCGCTGTCGGCGCTGCGCCTGCTCGAGGATAGAAAAGCCCGCGATGCGGCGATGGACGAGTTCATCACCCGTACCGGCGGCGGCGTTGGCGGCGCGAACTGGATCGCGCCGCTGTGCGACTATGAACCGCCGATCAATTTCCGTTGGCCGGAATACGTCTCCACGGCGCGCGGCCGCGACTGGTGGATCCCAAGCAATGCATGA
- a CDS encoding dimethylarginine dimethylaminohydrolase family protein, which yields MTVHDRIVAEPFSLQRRNSAGGTKPLTAWGFANETDVLTDVLLGSPNFLRHLSTSSLSRKHLREAPCNVQIAQAQHKDLVAAYEHFGVNIHWHEPTPELPMQVYSRDSSVMTPYGAIITAMANWWRRGENYAAIRTYEKLGIPIYDMVTAGTFEGGDFNVIEEGVVLIGCGGARTQEEGARQVQAWFDKEGWETRIAFIDEYYVHIDLMVVPIAEKLTAVCLACTEPGIVDWLKGKGHEIIDVPFQDTMALGCNFMSLGKDRVIAPTSSKTLIEKLKARGFEVAAVDMSEISKTGGGIHCMAQALKREAA from the coding sequence ATGACCGTTCATGATCGCATCGTCGCCGAGCCGTTTTCGCTGCAACGCCGCAATTCGGCAGGCGGCACCAAGCCGCTGACCGCCTGGGGTTTCGCCAACGAAACCGACGTGCTGACCGACGTGCTGCTCGGATCGCCGAACTTCCTGCGCCATCTGTCGACCAGTTCGCTGTCACGAAAACATCTGCGCGAAGCGCCGTGCAACGTCCAGATCGCGCAGGCGCAGCACAAGGACCTGGTTGCCGCCTACGAGCATTTCGGTGTCAACATCCACTGGCACGAGCCGACGCCGGAACTACCGATGCAGGTTTATTCCCGCGATTCCAGCGTCATGACGCCCTATGGCGCCATCATCACCGCCATGGCCAACTGGTGGCGGCGCGGCGAGAACTACGCCGCCATCCGCACCTACGAAAAGCTCGGCATCCCGATCTATGACATGGTCACGGCGGGTACGTTCGAGGGCGGCGACTTCAACGTCATCGAAGAGGGCGTGGTGCTGATCGGCTGCGGCGGCGCCCGCACGCAGGAGGAAGGTGCGCGCCAGGTGCAGGCATGGTTCGACAAGGAGGGCTGGGAGACGCGCATCGCCTTCATCGACGAATACTATGTCCATATCGACCTGATGGTGGTGCCGATCGCCGAAAAGCTCACCGCGGTCTGCCTCGCCTGCACCGAGCCCGGCATTGTCGACTGGCTGAAGGGCAAGGGCCACGAGATCATCGACGTGCCCTTCCAGGACACGATGGCGCTCGGCTGCAACTTCATGTCGCTCGGCAAGGACCGGGTGATCGCGCCGACGTCCTCGAAGACGCTGATCGAAAAGCTCAAGGCGCGCGGCTTCGAGGTCGCGGCCGTCGACATGAGCGAGATCTCCAAGACCGGTGGCGGTATCCACTGCATGGCGCAGGCGCTGAAGCGCGAAGCGGCGTGA
- a CDS encoding transglycosylase domain-containing protein, with protein MVSPEQRKRRGPIASRLLALDAWIDSSLYEIGFKARQFWEAATIFSRRFRLKGWRRGIIEILSEGFTLGAGGIVVMLALAIPAFQDTAGDWRAQGDFAVTFLDRYGNEIGQRGIIQRDSVPVDEMPDHVIKAVLATEDRRFFDHYGIDVLGLSRAIFENVRANSVVQGGSSITQQLAKNLFLTNERTFERKIKEAFLSLWLEANLSKKEILQLYLDRAYMGGGTFGIEAAADFYFGKSVKDLNLAEAAMLAGLFKAPTKYAPHINLPAARARANVVLSNLVDSGFMTEGQVLQARLHPADVVDRGEQKSPDYFLDWAFDEVKKIAKPGQHSLVAHTTFDANIQKAAEESVEFHLRQFGKEYNVTEGAVVVIETNGAVRAIVGGRDYGASQFNRATKALRQTGSSFKPYVYATAMEHGFTPNSVISGGPISWGNWSPHNYGGESAGNITLLMAMAKSINTVPVRLAKDHLGIGPIKAMAESFGVESPLEGHKTMVLGTSGMTVMDQATGYSVFAQNGFVGSRHGITQLVTRTGDVVYDWTKDAPPPHRVLSEQALRSMNTMLTAVPVMGTARRAQIPNIVVAGKTGTTQSYRDAWFVGFTGNYTAAVWLGNDDFTPTKNMTGGSLPAMVWQRLMVYAHQNIDLKPIPGIDKPFVDEEIAAKAADAQKKSEEQAAAEAAAERPPVLSSRTTQTLRDMTQLFQSAPKLDAPAPPETLSAL; from the coding sequence ATGGTCAGCCCTGAACAGCGTAAGAGAAGAGGTCCGATCGCCTCCCGCCTTCTGGCGCTGGATGCCTGGATCGATTCCTCGCTCTACGAGATCGGGTTCAAGGCGCGCCAGTTCTGGGAGGCGGCGACAATCTTCTCGCGGCGCTTCCGTCTCAAGGGCTGGCGTCGCGGCATCATCGAGATTTTGAGCGAAGGTTTTACGCTCGGCGCCGGCGGCATTGTGGTGATGCTGGCGCTGGCCATCCCGGCGTTCCAGGATACGGCCGGCGACTGGCGCGCCCAGGGCGATTTCGCCGTCACCTTCCTCGACCGCTATGGCAACGAGATCGGCCAGCGCGGCATCATCCAGCGCGACTCGGTGCCGGTCGACGAGATGCCCGATCACGTCATCAAGGCAGTGCTCGCCACCGAGGATCGGCGTTTCTTCGATCACTACGGCATTGATGTTCTGGGCCTGTCGCGCGCGATCTTCGAGAATGTGCGCGCGAACTCGGTCGTCCAGGGCGGCTCCAGCATCACCCAGCAGCTGGCCAAGAACCTGTTCCTGACCAATGAGCGAACCTTCGAACGCAAGATCAAGGAGGCCTTCCTGTCGCTGTGGCTCGAAGCCAATCTGTCGAAGAAGGAAATCCTGCAGCTCTATCTCGACCGGGCCTATATGGGCGGCGGCACGTTCGGCATCGAAGCGGCGGCCGACTTTTATTTCGGCAAGAGCGTCAAGGACCTGAACCTTGCCGAGGCGGCAATGCTGGCCGGCCTGTTCAAGGCGCCGACCAAATACGCGCCGCACATCAACCTGCCGGCGGCGCGCGCTCGCGCCAACGTGGTGCTGTCCAACCTGGTCGATTCCGGCTTCATGACCGAAGGCCAGGTGCTGCAGGCAAGACTGCACCCGGCCGACGTCGTCGACCGCGGCGAACAGAAGAGTCCCGACTATTTCCTCGACTGGGCCTTCGACGAGGTCAAGAAGATCGCCAAGCCTGGCCAGCACTCGCTGGTTGCCCACACCACCTTCGACGCCAACATCCAGAAGGCGGCGGAAGAGTCCGTCGAATTCCACCTGCGCCAGTTCGGCAAGGAGTACAACGTCACTGAAGGCGCAGTGGTCGTCATCGAGACCAATGGCGCGGTGCGGGCGATCGTCGGCGGCCGCGACTACGGCGCCAGCCAGTTCAACCGCGCCACCAAGGCGCTGCGCCAGACCGGCTCGTCGTTCAAGCCCTATGTCTACGCCACGGCGATGGAGCATGGCTTCACGCCGAACTCTGTCATTTCGGGCGGACCGATCAGCTGGGGCAACTGGTCGCCGCACAATTACGGTGGCGAGTCGGCGGGCAACATCACGCTGCTGATGGCGATGGCCAAGTCAATCAACACCGTGCCGGTGCGGCTGGCCAAGGACCATCTCGGCATCGGTCCGATCAAGGCGATGGCGGAATCATTCGGGGTGGAATCGCCGCTGGAGGGGCACAAGACCATGGTGCTCGGCACTTCGGGCATGACCGTGATGGACCAGGCGACGGGCTACAGCGTGTTCGCCCAGAACGGCTTCGTCGGTTCCCGGCACGGCATCACCCAGCTCGTCACCCGCACCGGCGACGTGGTGTATGACTGGACCAAGGATGCGCCGCCGCCGCACCGGGTGCTCTCCGAGCAGGCGCTGAGATCCATGAACACCATGCTGACGGCAGTACCCGTGATGGGCACGGCCCGGCGTGCCCAGATTCCCAACATCGTCGTCGCCGGCAAGACCGGCACGACGCAATCCTACCGCGATGCCTGGTTCGTCGGCTTCACCGGCAACTACACGGCGGCCGTGTGGCTGGGCAATGATGATTTCACCCCGACCAAGAACATGACCGGCGGCTCGCTGCCGGCGATGGTGTGGCAGCGCCTGATGGTCTACGCGCACCAGAACATCGATCTGAAGCCGATCCCCGGCATCGACAAGCCGTTCGTCGACGAGGAAATCGCGGCCAAGGCCGCGGACGCGCAGAAGAAGAGCGAGGAACAGGCCGCGGCCGAGGCGGCCGCCGAACGCCCGCCGGTGCTGTCGAGCCGGACAACGCAGACGCTGAGGGACATGACTCAGCTGTTCCAGTCGGCGCCCAAACTCGACGCCCCTGCCCCGCCCGAAACGCTTTCGGCGCTGTGA
- a CDS encoding DUF1214 domain-containing protein gives MLKNAFLMLLSLAIAIGGGGASVWYALNIQDGVGAIRIGQWTAFPDIGTPAADPYSKARVAREGVLALGRAEGLSFVAENDAAGDQLKRECSYRIEGGFPTARFWTLYAADQSLGVVETGKPRLAALQSYEVLRQADNSVIISVGHHPMPGNWLLTDGSGRMYFVLTFYDTPIASSTGLSDVSLPRIVKAGCDA, from the coding sequence ATGCTCAAGAATGCCTTCCTGATGCTGCTTTCGCTTGCCATAGCCATTGGCGGCGGCGGCGCCAGTGTCTGGTATGCGCTGAATATCCAGGACGGCGTCGGGGCGATCCGCATCGGCCAATGGACCGCCTTCCCCGATATCGGCACGCCGGCCGCCGACCCCTATTCCAAGGCGCGCGTGGCGCGCGAGGGCGTGCTGGCGCTCGGCCGCGCCGAGGGCCTGTCCTTCGTCGCGGAAAATGATGCTGCCGGCGACCAGCTCAAGCGGGAATGCAGCTACAGAATAGAGGGCGGATTTCCGACAGCCCGCTTCTGGACGCTCTACGCCGCCGATCAATCGCTCGGCGTCGTCGAGACCGGCAAGCCGCGGCTTGCGGCCCTTCAGTCCTACGAGGTGCTGCGCCAGGCCGACAATTCGGTGATCATTTCAGTCGGCCATCACCCGATGCCCGGCAACTGGCTTTTGACCGACGGTTCCGGCCGGATGTATTTCGTCCTGACCTTCTACGACACGCCCATCGCCAGCAGCACCGGCCTATCGGACGTTTCGCTGCCCAGGATCGTGAAGGCCGGCTGCGATGCGTAA
- a CDS encoding DUF1254 domain-containing protein, whose amino-acid sequence MRNVPAALRRLFHAVLLGVVGAGIVHIVVLLLVPEFSERDAWSRLSMASDLYRMNRLDAEAGGAPVVKSVDPLFYATACRFDLEEGMVRIKAPGNVPFWSVSVYDRSGHNVYSFNDRTATGGKLDAVVLTPAQMIDVRQDLPEDLQGAIFVEAPIDEGIFVIRSFVPDDSWKPIVSRFLDQSSCELQDF is encoded by the coding sequence ATGCGTAATGTCCCAGCCGCGCTGCGCCGTCTTTTCCATGCCGTCCTGCTCGGCGTTGTCGGCGCCGGCATCGTGCACATCGTGGTGCTGCTTCTGGTGCCGGAATTTTCAGAACGCGACGCCTGGTCGCGCCTGTCCATGGCGTCCGATCTCTACAGAATGAACCGGCTCGATGCCGAGGCGGGCGGCGCGCCGGTGGTGAAATCGGTCGACCCGCTATTCTATGCCACGGCCTGCCGGTTCGACCTCGAGGAAGGAATGGTTCGGATCAAGGCGCCGGGGAACGTCCCCTTCTGGTCGGTCTCGGTCTATGACCGCAGTGGCCACAATGTCTATTCCTTCAACGATCGTACGGCGACCGGCGGTAAGCTCGACGCGGTTGTGCTGACACCTGCCCAGATGATCGATGTGCGCCAGGACTTGCCCGAGGATTTGCAGGGGGCGATCTTCGTCGAAGCGCCGATCGACGAGGGCATCTTCGTCATCCGCAGCTTCGTGCCGGACGACAGCTGGAAGCCGATCGTGTCGCGCTTTCTCGATCAGAGTTCCTGCGAGTTGCAGGATTTCTAA